One Acropora palmata chromosome 2, jaAcrPala1.3, whole genome shotgun sequence genomic window carries:
- the LOC141874049 gene encoding uncharacterized protein LOC141874049: MIEELLRKFSRENFDDANYVPLLHGHSETAKPLSLIIKRKRPIWKRPFAKDEMTFLAGLEKYVSSDCGKEFQDAIKLKMKVEQVIEKVKTAPVDSEIDIGVGVGAIDIKLIADDNLGDLLLGKVRQEYILDPDLRGLLSIAVLDADKMIAYQDHELFLLTSVVYSEKFEVVGERGRMRQLESAVNPSSELPEIFKSKIHAKYRATLTPPGVAKRNLWGPILFKYCPVKYSQKTKKLEIMKGKFVGKCKPTRHMTVDQELQDDSDSDYEDNKIDDVDDENGQIPDVVVADDIFLDDFTDKDNENIERIYKNVLMTTKGRAQQKALVKKYLGWFENLLADDKMKIILKEPLTSNDCTFLRGLFVAALPGQDTLDFTKVKRAEIHGCGFILKLLDELSDEEWKELGMQSG, translated from the exons ATGATTGAAGAACTACTCCGCAAGTTTTCCCGAGAGAACTTCGACGATGCTAACTACGTGCCACTTTTGCATGGACACTCAGAGACAGCAAAACCTTTGTCCCTGAtaataaaacgaaaaagaCCAATATGGAAACGTCCCTTCGCAAAAGATGAAATGACATTTCTCGCTGGCCTGGAAAAATATGTTTCCAGTGATTGTGGAAAAGAGTTTCAGGATGCCATTAAATTAAAGATGAAGGTAGAGCAAGTGATAGAGAAGGTTAAAACTGCTCCAGTGGACAG CGAAATAGATATCGGTGTTGGTGTTGGGGCCATAGACATAAAACTGATTGCTGATGACAACCTGGGGGACCTTCTACTTGGCAAAGTTCGCCAGGAATATATATTAGATCCAGACCTTCGTGGATTACTTTCTATCGCAGTCCTGGACGCTGACAAGATGATTGCTTATCAAGATCATGAACTGTTCCTCCTAACTTCTGTAGTTTACAGTGAAAAATTTGAGGTTGTGGGTGAAAGAGGTCGAATG CGGCAATTAGAAAGTGCTGTTAATCCTTCATCGGAACTCCCAGAGattttcaaatccaaaatccaCGCTAAATACAGAGCAACGTTAACACCTCCGGGGGTAGCAAAAAGGAACTTGTGGGGACCAATTCTTTTCAAGTATTGTCCTGTTAAGTAcagtcaaaaaacaaaaaaactggaGATCATGAAGGGAAAGTTTGTCGGCAAGTGTAAACCAACGCGACATATGACTGTCGATCAGGAATTGCAAGATGACTCTGATTCTGATTACGAagacaataaaattgatgatgTCGATGACGAGAATGGACAGATTCCAGATGTTGTGGTTGCAGACGACATTTTTCTAG ATGATTTCACAGACAAGGACAACGAGAATATTGAGCGTATATACAAGAACGTGTTGATGACAACGAAGGGCCGAGCACAACAAAAAGCGCTGGTCAAAAAGTATCTAGGATGG tTTGAAAACTTGTTGGCTGACGATAAGATGAAGATTATACTGAAAGAACCACTGACCAGCAACGATTGCACATTTCTGCGTGGCTTGTTTGTAGCTGCATTGCCAGGTCAAGACACGCTTGATTTCACAAAAGTGAAGAGAGCCGAAATTCATGGATGtggatttattttgaaattacttgaTG AATTGTCTGACGAGGAATGGAAGGAGCTTGGGATGCAGAGCGGCTGA
- the LOC141874004 gene encoding uncharacterized protein LOC141874004: MIEELLRKFSQENFDDANYVPILNGYSETTKPLSLIIKRKRSLWKRPFAKDEIIILAGLEEYVSNDCEKEYLEAVKLKIIEEQVMEKGSNTPVDSHMEIDLGLADVGEIKLTADDNLGDLQLGRVREEYILDPDLRGILSCAVLDADKMIVYEDRELFLTTSVVYSENVEVVRKRMQESDTNAGFQPPSQLSKVLKSKLNGKYKETLTPPGVTKRKAWGPILFKYCRVLYNKETKKLEIMKGEFVGKCKPMSHTSFVEKLKYEHDPFNDDDEEDDDGQLSADVVADNILPDDFTDQDMKNIERIFKNVLMTTKSREQQKALVKKYLRWFEEYLTADKMKVLLDEPLTSNDCTFLQSLNVAAMPDQQLLDFTKVKKAEIHGCGFILKLIDELSEEEWEELEIPSS, from the exons ATGATTGAAGAACTGCTCCGCAAGTTTTCCCAAGAGAACTTCGACGATGCTAACTACGTGCCAATTTTGAATGGATATTCAGAGACAACAAAGCCTTTGTCCTTGATAATCAAACGAAAGAGATCATTATGGAAACGTCCCTTTGCGAAAGACGAAATTATCATTCTTGCTGGTCTAGAGGAATATGTCTCCAACGATTGTGAAAAAGAGTATCTGGAAGCCGTTAAGTTAAAGATTATTGAAGAGCAAGTGATGGAGAAGGGGAGCAATACTCCAGTGGACAG TCACATGGAAATTGATCTTGGTCTTGCCGACGTTGGAGAGATAAAACTGACTGCCGATGACAACCTGGGGGACCTTCAACTTGGTAGAGTTCGCGAGGAATATATATTAGATCCAGATCTTCGTGGAATACTGTCTTGCGCAGTCCTGGACGCTGACAAGATGATCGTTTATGAAGATCGTGAACTGTTCCTCACGACGTCCGTAGTTTACAGTGAAAATGTTGAGGTTGTACGTAAAAGGATGCAGGAG TCGGACACAAATGCTGGTTTCCAACCACCATCCCAGCTCTCAAAGGTATTGAAATCCAAACTCAATGGTAAATACAAAGAAACGTTAACCCCTCCGGGggtgacaaaaagaaaagcatggGGACCAATTCTTTTCAAGTACTGTCGTGTTCTGTAcaataaagagacaaaaaaactGGAGATCATGAAGGGAGAGTTTGTCGGCAAGTGCAAACCAATGAGTCACACGAGTTTCGttgagaaattgaaatatgAACATGATCCTTTcaacgatgatgatgaggaaGATGATGATGGACAACTTTCAGCTGATGTGGTTGCAGACAACATTTTGCCAG ATGATTTCACTGACCAGGACATGAAGAATATTGAACGCATATTCAAGAATGTGTTGATGACAACGAAGAGCCGAGAGCAACAAAAGGCGCTGGTCAAAAAGTACCTGAGATGG TTTGAAGAATATTTGACTGCAGATAAGATGAAGGTTTTGCTGGATGAACCACTGACCAGCAACGATTGCACATTTCTGCAAAGCTTGAACGTAGCTGCAATGCCAGATCAACaattacttgatttcacaaaaGTGAAGAAAGCGGAAATTCATGGATGtggatttattttgaaattaattgATG AATTGTCTGAGGAGGAATGGGAGGAGCTCGAGATCCCGAGCAGCTGA
- the LOC141874413 gene encoding cytochrome P450 3A31-like, whose amino-acid sequence MLMAAQDESLPKSKRLSDSEVLAQSVIFLIAGYETSSNTLGFVAYFLATNPDVQEKLQKEIDSVWDDESKMPSYETVNGLPYLDMVISETLRIYPPAVATLRTCTENCMLKDIKVPKGLAVTIPIYSLHMDSKFWPNPEKFDPERFTPEAKQSRDPYVYQPFGHGPHNCVGMRFAQMEMKLVLARILKKYSFQAAQDTKIPPEIVIRATLVAKEVQLKLTKRE is encoded by the exons ATGCTTATGGCAGCTCAGGATGAAAGCCTCCCAAAATCAAAGAGATTGTCGGATTCTGAGGTACTGGCTCAGAGTGTTATATTCCTGATTGCTGGCTATGAAACCAGTAGCAACACATTGGGGTTTGTTGCTTATTTCCTTGCTACTAACCCTGACGTTCAGGAAAAACTGCAGAAGGAGATTGACAGCGTGTGGGATGATGAAAGCAAAATGCCTTCCTACGAGACAGTGAATGGGTTGCCTTACTTGGATATGGTGATTTCAGAGACCCTGAGAATCTACCCACCAG CCGTGGCTACTTTGCGCACATGCACCGAGAATTGTATGTTGAAGGACATCAAAGTTCCAAAGGGCCTTGCAGTGACGATCCCAATCTACAGCCTCCATATGGACTCAAAATTTTGGCCCAACCCTGAAAAGTTCGATCCAGAGAGGTTTACCCCCGAAGCCAAGCAGTCACGTGACCCATATGTTTACCAGCCATTTGGCCATGGTCCACATAACTGCGTCGGAATGAGGTTCGCACAGATGGAAATGAAGCTAGTACTCGCTCGCATATTAAAGAAATACAGTTTCCAGGCTGCGCAAGATACCAAGATTCCACCGGAGATCGTTATCAGGGCTACTTTAGTGGCGAAAGAAGTTCAGCTGAAACTTACCAAGCGAGAGTAA